A region from the Vibrio sp. SS-MA-C1-2 genome encodes:
- a CDS encoding 6-phospho-alpha-glucosidase → MKRQNLTVVGAGSTYTLGMMNSLIAEKETFPLKRVVFYDIDAERQESNAKATEILFREHYPEVEEFIYTTDKEIAFSNSDFFFIQIRTGGLAMRERDEQIPLSHGCVGQETCGAGGMAYGLRSIGDMITLVNEIRHYSPEAWILNYTNPAAIVAEALNREFPNDKRILNICDMPAAIMVSYAQILGCEFWDLVPEYFGLNHYGWFTGIRNKQGQDLTDEIKNIILNKGITAVDPEIADDPSWQATFKNMKTMLEDNPEFLPNTYLQYYLYPEKMVSKEDINNTRARQVINGREKRVFELNQRIIDADTTENETLHADIHGRYMVRVAASLAYNMGDTYLVIVQNNGIISNLQDDAMVEVPASLTNKGPQPFAVGKIPTFQKAMIESQLGYEKLVVDGWFEGNKQKLVNALTLNRTVINVSTAKKIVDDLLIENKPYLPQFSK, encoded by the coding sequence ATGAAACGTCAAAATTTAACCGTTGTTGGTGCAGGTAGTACTTATACACTAGGTATGATGAACAGCTTAATTGCAGAGAAAGAGACTTTTCCTCTGAAACGTGTTGTTTTTTATGATATTGATGCAGAACGTCAAGAATCTAATGCAAAGGCAACTGAGATTCTATTCCGCGAGCACTACCCAGAAGTTGAAGAATTCATCTACACAACGGATAAAGAAATTGCCTTCTCAAACTCCGATTTCTTCTTTATTCAAATTCGTACTGGCGGTCTCGCTATGCGTGAAAGAGATGAGCAAATTCCTCTTTCGCATGGCTGTGTCGGTCAAGAGACGTGTGGTGCAGGTGGTATGGCGTATGGCCTGCGTTCTATTGGCGATATGATTACGTTAGTCAATGAAATCCGTCACTATAGCCCAGAAGCTTGGATTCTGAACTACACCAATCCTGCTGCTATTGTTGCTGAAGCCCTAAACCGTGAATTCCCTAACGATAAGCGAATTCTAAATATTTGTGATATGCCCGCTGCAATTATGGTGAGCTACGCACAAATCTTAGGTTGTGAATTCTGGGATCTCGTACCAGAGTACTTTGGCTTAAACCATTACGGTTGGTTTACCGGTATTCGTAATAAACAAGGTCAAGATCTAACAGATGAAATTAAAAATATCATTCTAAATAAAGGTATTACTGCCGTCGATCCTGAAATTGCTGACGATCCATCTTGGCAAGCAACCTTTAAGAACATGAAAACCATGTTAGAAGATAACCCTGAATTTCTTCCTAACACTTATCTTCAATACTACCTCTACCCAGAGAAAATGGTTTCAAAAGAAGATATCAACAATACCCGTGCACGCCAAGTTATCAATGGACGTGAAAAACGTGTATTTGAATTAAACCAACGCATTATTGATGCCGATACGACTGAAAATGAAACACTGCATGCTGATATTCACGGTCGCTACATGGTTCGAGTTGCTGCGTCTTTAGCTTATAACATGGGTGATACTTATCTTGTTATCGTTCAAAATAACGGCATCATTTCAAACTTACAAGATGACGCAATGGTTGAGGTTCCAGCATCATTAACAAATAAAGGCCCTCAGCCTTTCGCAGTAGGTAAGATCCCAACATTCCAAAAAGCGATGATCGAAAGCCAACTAGGTTATGAAAAATTAGTGGTTGATGGTTGGTTTGAAGGGAATAAACAGAAATTGGTTAACGCATTAACGCTTAACCGTACAGTTATTAATGTCTCAACAGCGAAAAAGATTGTTGATGACCTATTAATAGAAAACAAGCCATATCTACCACAATTCTCAAAATAA
- a CDS encoding ASCH domain-containing protein — MQEQHKAYLEQYLQLLTTEQKNSVPQVIAEYFCADEYNANECARLINEGTKTASCSLKAGYDAENEPLPKVGGLTVVLDWQQNPVCIIELTEISLSPFNKVTAEFAAAEGEGDRSYQWWRDAHLTFFTHYTKSIDVPFTEDSLLVLERFKKVYPLSV; from the coding sequence ATGCAGGAGCAACATAAAGCATATTTAGAGCAATATTTACAGTTGTTAACGACAGAGCAGAAAAACAGTGTGCCGCAGGTCATTGCTGAATATTTTTGTGCTGATGAATACAATGCCAATGAATGCGCAAGATTGATCAATGAAGGGACTAAAACCGCGTCATGCAGTTTAAAGGCGGGTTATGATGCCGAAAATGAGCCACTGCCTAAAGTTGGTGGACTAACGGTCGTTTTAGATTGGCAGCAAAATCCGGTCTGTATTATTGAATTAACCGAAATTAGTTTGTCTCCATTTAACAAGGTAACGGCAGAGTTTGCCGCTGCGGAAGGTGAGGGTGATCGAAGCTATCAATGGTGGCGAGATGCACATTTAACCTTTTTTACCCATTATACAAAAAGTATTGATGTGCCTTTTACTGAAGATTCACTGTTAGTGCTTGAACGATTTAAGAAGGTCTATCCACTATCGGTTTGA
- a CDS encoding GNAT family N-acetyltransferase, which produces MSRSQNEILLALKQGKAIPFSESLSIQLIQPADLADIITMLADDRVNQYLFFAPAPDELYQGFFGPIIENTEQAIKDQCWPDNPTFIIRNQQGKYMGMTAITAVMFMEGNFELGYQLPFHAWGQGIATKACQLMTELGFTQLDAHKISADCYGTNIGSYKTLEKCHFVQEGCQKDYFKTDAGFDDKLYYGITEKEFNALKNAF; this is translated from the coding sequence ATGTCTCGATCACAAAATGAAATACTCTTAGCGTTAAAGCAAGGTAAAGCGATTCCATTCTCTGAGAGTTTATCTATCCAACTAATACAACCTGCCGATCTGGCGGACATCATCACGATGTTAGCGGATGATCGTGTTAATCAATATCTATTCTTTGCCCCTGCCCCCGATGAACTTTATCAAGGCTTTTTTGGCCCGATCATTGAAAACACCGAGCAAGCAATAAAAGATCAGTGCTGGCCAGATAACCCGACCTTCATTATTCGTAACCAACAAGGGAAATACATGGGCATGACAGCGATTACCGCCGTGATGTTTATGGAAGGCAATTTTGAATTGGGTTATCAACTCCCATTTCACGCTTGGGGACAAGGCATCGCAACCAAGGCATGCCAATTAATGACTGAGCTTGGCTTTACTCAGCTCGATGCGCATAAAATCAGTGCTGATTGCTATGGAACTAATATTGGTTCTTATAAAACGTTAGAAAAGTGTCACTTTGTTCAAGAGGGTTGCCAAAAAGATTACTTTAAAACTGACGCAGGTTTTGATGACAAACTTTACTACGGCATAACTGAAAAAGAGTTCAATGCGCTGAAAAATGCTTTCTAG
- a CDS encoding GntR family transcriptional regulator, translating to MQKPRYLQIADDLIEQIRDGVLVEGSILPTEQQLQEQYQVSRVTIRKSMKVLVDQDLLYRVRGSGTYIKAPKVQHNAIELNGFNEEVTAQGKTPSSKIITFELQQAEPTIAQKLAINEGDEIFSIRRLRLINDKPEVLEHTYMPVALFPDLNIEVMRNSKYQYVEQQKGLKIKLSKQSAKPIVADDIVADKLAITVGTPILKIDAVGLLSNDQPFEYTEHYFLVSQYSFDFVSYRQG from the coding sequence GTGCAGAAACCGCGTTATCTACAAATCGCAGATGATCTGATTGAACAGATCCGTGATGGCGTGCTGGTGGAAGGAAGTATTTTACCGACTGAACAGCAGTTACAAGAACAGTATCAAGTCAGCAGAGTCACGATTAGAAAATCAATGAAAGTCTTGGTCGATCAAGATTTACTGTATCGTGTTCGCGGGAGTGGTACCTATATTAAAGCGCCGAAAGTTCAGCATAATGCGATTGAATTAAATGGCTTTAATGAAGAAGTGACGGCACAAGGAAAAACGCCGAGCTCTAAAATTATTACCTTTGAATTACAGCAAGCAGAACCGACGATTGCACAAAAACTGGCGATTAATGAAGGTGATGAGATTTTCTCTATTCGTCGATTACGCTTGATTAATGATAAGCCTGAAGTCCTAGAACATACCTATATGCCTGTTGCTCTGTTTCCAGACCTTAATATAGAGGTGATGCGAAACTCTAAATATCAGTATGTTGAGCAACAGAAAGGGCTAAAGATAAAACTCAGCAAACAGAGTGCTAAACCGATTGTTGCGGATGATATTGTCGCTGATAAGTTAGCGATTACTGTCGGAACGCCAATTTTAAAAATTGATGCCGTTGGTCTATTAAGCAATGATCAACCATTTGAATATACAGAACATTACTTTTTAGTCTCACAATACAGTTTTGATTTTGTCTCTTATAGACAAGGTTAG